In the Mesorhizobium sp. WSM2240 genome, CAGGCGCGCAAGGCTGAGCCGCAGTTGAGCGCAGACGGCGCACTGGCCGGGCGCAAGGAGCGCTTTCGTGAGGTCCTTGCCGGAATACGCCGCGATTATTTTTGAGCGGGCGTCGCGGGCAGCAGATAGCGGAGCGTTGCGGGTTCCACTATGTCCGCTTTGCGGCGCGCCTTGAAGGCTGCGAGCTTGTCGGCCGCCACACCGCCGGCGATCGCCGGCATCGCGGAAGGGTTCGCCAGGGCATAGAGCCCCGCGCGCCAGATTCCCGCCTCGGCTTTGATGTCGAGGAAATGGCGCAGTTCATAGCGCCCGCGAACATGGCGTTCGTGCCTGCGGAGCGCGGCGGCGCCCTCCTTCGGCAGGCCGGGTGTGGCGAGGATTGCCCGATCGGCCTCGTACAACCGTTTCAGGTCGAGCGTTCTGTGCCTGCCGCTTAGCGAATCAGGCCGAATGACTGCGCCATAGCCACATCCATGAACGATCTTGTAGCGCGCGCCGTTCACCAGCGCCCGTGCATAGAGGTCGTAGTCCTCGCCGAGCCGCAATTCCTCTTTGTAGCGAAGTCCGTGGCTGTCGAGAAAGGATCGCCGCATGACGGGCTTGAGGAAACCGATCTCGCCGCGTGAGGCGCCGCGCCTGGAAATATTGCCCTCTATGAAGCCGTGAAGGTCGAGAAGAAGCGGCGCCGATTCGAATTCCGGCACGGCGGGTTCAGCCACGCTGCCCCTTCCATCGATGAAGACGATATTGTCGGCGACGAAGTCCCAGTCATCCTCTCCGATTAGCCTGTCGAAACGACCGGCCAGAAAGAAATCGTCGGCGTCCAGTATAGCGATCAGCGGGGCGGACGAATGGGCGATTGCATGGTTTCTGGCGAAAGCCGGGCCCCTGTTGGCCTCGAGCGAAAGAACCCGCAGGCGGCCGCTGCCGTCATCCGCCGCCCGCGCCGCTTCCGCCGTTCCGTCCGTCGATCCGTCGTCGATAACAACAACTTCGGCGACCCGACCCTCCCGCAGCCCCGATCGGATGGCGCGCGCGATTGTGCCGGACGCATTTTTGGCGGCAATGATGACGCATACGCTGGCGGGGGATGTCATTCACACCTCATCGATCCGTTTCCAGAACAAACGCGCAGCGCGCGGCTGCGCATGGCCGGGTCGGCGGGCTCCGCCTATCGGCTTGAATTGGAAAGTGGATTGTTCGCAACTGCGAAAGGCGATTTCATGACAGGCGAGAGATCGCCTACAGATGGCCTGAGCGCGGTACTCCGGGGATCTGCCTCACCTTGCCGGCGGGGTGGTCTTCTTTCGGCAAATTCTGCAAGGCTTCATCCTTTGCCGCGCTCTCTTCATGCTTGGCGTTGCCGGCAGATCGCCACACCAGGAACAGCACTGCGGCGAAATAACCGACCTGCAGCAAGACAGCGCAGATCAAGGTTTGAATAAACGTCGTCCACAGCGATTGCGTGATCACATAGGTAGTGATCGCAAACACCAGCAGCACTCCAATAAGGCCGCGTAGAAAGAGCACGAAGGACATTTTTATCCTGTCGCGCCGTTCACACGCAGTTCTGCGTTCATAATCATGCGCAAAATTCCTCCCGCCGAAGCGTCCTAGCCCTCGGCGATCAAAATCTCCGGGTTTTTCGAGGGCCAAGCGCCAATACCAAACCGCGCAAGGACATTTATATTGATCCGAAAGGGCATAGGCAACACAGCGCGTTTTCCTTCGCGGGGCTCCGCCGAGCCTCCATTGGTCACACCAATTCATATTGCAGCGCAACTATGGCTTAGCGGCCGCCTCTCTCTGAAGAAAATTCAGGAAATTCAACTGGAAGAATTATTCAGAAAATGTTCAGTTAATTTGGACAAATTCGAACTATGCCTGACAACAATTTTGGCTATGCAAACAAGCTTACGAATTTTTGCTATAGCAGTTGTCGCTGAAATAAATCTGTATTTTAAGAGACGAATATGCGAAACCTCTGATTATCGCCGCTTTGTGACCAACTGTCACAAAATATGATCTGCCGATAGTTCATCGTCCAAATTTCATCACAGACATGACACATCCCTCGGGCTATTGATTTTGTCATGTTGCGCTGCAGCATTTCGCATTGTCCCGACGCTTTTTCATCGTGGAGCAGCAAAATGAAATATCCTGCCAGTTTGGCCAATTTATCATACCGGCTCCGATCGGCTTCCGAGCATCAGCCGCCGATAGGTGGGACGATCAAACGCGGATTCGACATTTTCAGCGCCGCGACCGGAATTCTCCTGCTGAGCCCGCTGTTCCTTATGCTTGCGATGCTGGTCAAGTTTTCGGACGGCGGTCGCGTGTTCTACGGCCACAGCCGGATCGGCCGGAACGGCGATGTTTTTCAGTGCCTCAAATTCCGAACCATGGTGGAAAATGGCGACGAGGTTCTTGCTGCCCATTTCGCCAGGTATCCGCAAAGCCGCGAGGAATGGTTCGCCACCCGCAAGCTGCAGAATGATCCGCGCGTGACTCGCGTCGGTGCGGTGCTGCGCAAGCTCAGCCTCGACGAGTTGCCCCAGATGTTCAACATCCTGCGCGGCGATATGAGCATCGTCGGCCCCAGACCGGTGGTGAAGGACGAACTCGAACTCTACGGCCCGGCTGCGGACTACTATCTGAAATCGCGCCCGGGCCTGACCGGGCTTTGGCAGGTCAGCGGCCGCAATGATGTGTCCTATGGCACGCGCGTCGCCTTCGACCGGCATTATGTCGAGAACTGGTCGTTCATTTTCGACCTCAAGATCATCGTCAAAACGGTTCCGGCCGTCTTCTCGTCCCGCGGCAGCTACTGATTCTTGCTGCCAGAAAGGCTTGTCTTGATAGCCAAATTTGCAAAATCCAGCTTCGCATGGCTCCGCATCGGGCGTTCTCTCCTCACATGCGTGGTGGCGTTCGCCGTCATGCTGGCCGCGATCCCTGCGCAAAGCGGGGAATATCGGCTCGGTACGATGGACAAGCTCCGGATCCGGGTCGTGGAGTGGCAGACGGCGGAAGGCGCGGTTCGCGACTGGCCGACGATCAGCGGCGATTATACAGTCGGCCCCTCGGGCAATATCTCGTTGCCGTTTGTCGGCGAGATGCCCGCCACGGGCAAGACGACATCCGAGATCGCCGGAGCGATCAGCGAGGAGCTGCAGCAGAAATTCGGGCTGCTCGATCGTCCCGATACGTCGGTTGAACTTGCCGAGTTCCGCCCGGTCTTCATCTCCGGCGATGTGCAGACACCCGGCAAATATCCCTACGCTCCCGATCTGACCGTACTGAAGGCTGTCAGCCTAGCTGGCGGAATGCGCCGCGCGGCCGATGCCGGGCAGCGCATCGAGCGCGACTTCATCAACGCTCGGGGCAATTACGATGTCCTCGTCGCCGAGCGCAACGGTCTCCTGGCCAAACGCGCGCGGCTGATCGCCGAAGCCGCCGGACAAGAGGAGATCGAATTTCCCAAGGAACTGCAGGAAACCGACGACGGTAGAAAACTGATGGCGGATGAGACCGCTTTCAAGGCGGCGCGGGAGACGCGGCTGCGCGTGCAGCTCTCGGCGATCGAGGATCTTAAATCCTTGCTTCAGAACGAGGTGGCCTCGCTGGAAAAGAAAATCGCCAGCCAGAACCGGCAGATGGAGCTTTCCCGCAACGAACTGAAAGGCATTGGCAACCTTGCTGACAAGGGGCTGGTGGTGAACGCGCGCGTGCTTTCGATCGAGCGCGCGATCGCGGAACTGGAAGGGAAGGTTCTGGACATGGAAACGGCCGCCCTTCGGGCCAAGCAGGACATAAGCAAGGCCACCCAGAACGCGACGACCCTGCAGAACGATCGGGACGCCGAAATCGCGCAGGAACGCCAGCAGGCGGAAGCCGAAATCGAAAAGCTGAACCTGAAGATCGCCATGTACAGGGACCTGATGGCCGAAGCGATGGCCCAGGATCCTAAGGCCGCACTCAGCACGGGTGGCGACGCCCCGCCTGTGTTCAGTTTTTCCATTGTCCGGGAGGACGGCGAAAAAACGACGGAAATGCCGGCCGACGAGAATACTCCGGTCCTGCCCGGAGACGTCGTCAAGGTCGGCATCGCGCCAATTCCCGCCAATTAGCTGCGCAAGGCTTGCAATGGAACAGTCATGAAGATCGCCAAGGCAAGCCTTGTCGGCCCGGACCACAATTTCTGGTACGGCTTCGTCGCGATCGCCATCTCGGCCTTCATTCTTGCCTACTCGGCGCGCTTCGGCCAGGTCTCGGTGCTTGCCTATTACGCGCTGTGGCTGCCGCTGATCCTCGTCGATTATCGTCATTCGCTCGGGAATTATGCCAGATTCTACTGGATCATCGCCTTCGGCCTTTTCGCCTGCCTTTCGGTGTTCTGGTCTGCGGCGCCCGGCGTCACCGCACGTGCGGGCGTGCAATATTTCTCCCACATCGTCTGTGCGCTGATCGCGGCGCGAACCATGAATGCGAGAACCATGGCGCTCGGCATGCTCGCCGGCGTCTGCCTCGTCATCCTTTATTCACTTGCTTTCGGCGGCTATCACTATGACCCGTTGGACGGCGAATACAGCTTCGTGGGCGCATTCTCGTCCAAGAATCAGCTCGGCTTTTTCGCCTCGCTCGGCATTTATTTCGCTTTTGCCTGCATCTTCATCCTTGGCGAGCGCGGCCTTGCGAGGCTTCTGGCCTTTATTGGCGCTGGACTATCCGGCTACGCGCTGATCGCCTCGCAATCCGCGACATCGATCATCGCCACCGCGGCCACGCTGGGCGTCATGATAGGCCTCAGCCTCATTCTCATGTTTGCTCCGCGCACCAGGAAAGGCTTCCTGGCGGCCGGCATCGTGCTTGCGCTCGGGGTCGCGTTCGTCGGATTGAATTTCGGCGGCATGGACCTGCTTCTGGGCGCCTTCGGCAAGGATGCGACGCTGACGGGGCGAACATATCTATGGGCCGAAGGTCTCGACGCGGCCCGGCAATCTCCGATCGTCGGCGTGGGCTACTATGGCTATTGGGTCCAGGGTTTTGCCGAGGCCGAGCGCCTCTGGGAAGAGTTCTACATCGGTTCGCGCAGCGGCTTTCATTTCCACAACACCTACATAGAAGTGCTGGTCGAACTCGGCTTCATCGGGCTTCTGCTGGCCAGCCTGATCATCGTTCGGGTTTCCGTCGGCCATCTCGTTCGTCTTCTCAACAATCGCGATGATGCGGCCTCGCATGTGATGTTCGGCATCGCATTCATGCTCCTGGTGCGTTCCTTCTTCGAAGTCGACGTGATCCACCCATACGTGATCGGATCGTTCCTGCTCTATTATGCAGCCGGTCTGCTTGCGGCATCGAAATCGACGCACCGAGGCCCGGCGTTGTCTCCTGCGCAGCCGGATTTGCGGCTGCAGGTGCGTCACGCCCAATGAACAGGCTGTATGGCATCCAGTATCTGCGTGCCCTGGCGGCACTGGCGGTGGTCATATTCCACGCGGCGGAGCGCACCGGCGGGCATTTCGCGATCGGCGCCGCCGGAGTGGACGTGTTTTTCGTCATAAGCGGCTTCATCATGTGGGTCCTGTCGCAACGCAAACCCACGAGCCCCGCGCAATTTCTGCGCGACCGCCTGGAGCGCATAGCGCCGGTCTACTGGATTGCAACCGGGGTCATGGTTGCGGGCGCGCTTGCAGGCTTCTTTCCGAACATGAAGCTGACGCTTGGCCACGTGCTCGGCTCCCTGTTCTTCGTCCCGCATCATTCGCCGAGCAATGGCGAAATCTGGCCGGTTCTGGTCCAGGGCTGGACGCTGAATTACGAGATGTTCTTCTACGCGGTTTTCGCCGTCTGCCTGCTGCTACCGTCGAGAATAAGGCTGGTGGCCCTAGCCTCTGTTTTCGTCGGCCTGGCTGGATTCGGCTTGATCCGGAGCAGCGGCAACCCGGTTTTCGCGACCTACACCGACCCGATCGTTCTGGAGTTCCTGATCGGCGCGCTCATAGGCAAGTTGTGGCTGGAGGGCAGAATTCCGTCGCTGGCCACTGGCGCTGTCCTGATCGCAATCGCGCTTCTCGGTTTCGCCTTTGTGGGCGCCACCTATATCGGATTCGGCCCTCTGGCCTTCGGCCCGTTGGCGGCCGCGCTCGTGCTCGGCGTACTCGCGCTGGAAAAAGCCGGCGCGGTTCGTGATCTCCGGCCGATGCGCTACCTCGGCGACAGCTCCTACTCGATATACCTCTGGCACACGATGGCGATTTCGGTCGTCGCCAAGCTTGCCCCGTCGCTGTTGATACCGGCTGCGCCTGCGATGATCCTTGCCGTGGTGGCGGGCGTCACGGTCGGCGTCGGGGCTTACGAAATACTGGAGAAGCCCATCGGCGCGGCTTTCAAGGGCTTTCGCAGCTCCGACCAGACCAAATGGCCATTACCCAGATCCTCCGGCGCGAGGTCGGGAGGCGCATAGTCGAGCGGCCGGACGTTGCTCGGCAGGTCTCCGTCGAAGGGAATGAAGGCGCGGCGCGCCCGGCCGGGATCGACAACGGGGACCGCATCGAGCAGCCGTTTTGTATAGGGATGACACGGATTCTCGAACACCTGCGCGCGCGTTCCCGTTTCGACGAAACGCCCCATATACATGACCGCGACGCGATGACTGATCTGCTCGACAACCGCCATGTCGTGCGAGATGAACAGGTAGGAGATCGCCGTCTCGTTCTGGATGTCCTGGAGCAGATCGAGAACCTGGGCCTGTATGGACACGTCGAGCGCCGATACGCTCTCGTCCGCGACGATGATTTTCGGCGAGAGCGAAAGCGCGCGTGCGATCGCGATGCGCTGGCGCTGGCCGCCGGAGAATTCGTGCGGATATCGTTTCATCTGGTCGGCGGAAAGTCCGACCCGGCGAAACAGATATTCGATCCTATCCTTCAGTTCGGTTCCCGAGGCCAGGCGATGGATGATCAAGGGCTCGCCGACCAGATCGCCGACGCGCATGCGCGGATCGAGCGATGAATAAGGATCTTGGAAAACCATCTGGATGTCCCGCAGGGCGGGCTTCATGGCGGCGCGAGACAGTCCGGCGATCTGCCGGTTCGAGATGTTTATTCGACCGTTCCAGGGCACGAGATTGAGCAGGGCCTTGCCGGTCGTGGACTTGCCGCAACCGGATTCGCCCACCAGCGAAAGGGTCTCGCCGGGCATGATCCTGAAGGAAATGCCCTCCACTGCATGCACCCGCCTCACGGGCCGCTGCAGCACGCCGCCCTTTATGTCGAACCGGACGACGAGATCCTCTACCTCCACTACCGGAACGGTTCCATCGGAGACACGCGAGCCTTCGGCCAAGGTGGCCACGGCCCGTTTCGGGCGGGCCGTGCCCGTCATCTCGCCAAGCCTCGGTACTGCGTCGAGCAACGCTCTTGTATAGTATGCCTTGGGCGTCTCGAAGACTGAACGCAGCGATCCGCTTTCAACCTTGCGGCCGCGGTTCATCACCAGAACGCGGTCGGCCATTTCTGCCACCACGCCCATGTCATGCGTGATGAGGATGACGGACAGGCCGAAGTCGGCCTGCAGCTTGCGGATGAGAGCCAGGATCTGCGCTTGGACGGTGACGTCCAGCGCCGTGGTCGGCTCGTCCGCGATCAGGATTTCGGGATGCTGGGCCAGCGCCATCGCGATCACCACGCGTTGGCGCATGCCGCCCGAGAGTTCATGCGGATATTGGCGGAGCCGACGTTCGGCATCGGGAATCTGCACTTGATCGAGCAAGTGTTTCGCCTCGCGGCGAGCCTCGGCGGCGGGCATGGCGCGGTGCGCCTGGATGGATTCGATGATTTGCCGCCCAATCGAAAGCACGGGGTTGAGCGAGGTCATCGGCTCCTGGAAAACCATGCCGATGTGACGGCCGCGCACATGCCGCATCTCGTTCTCCGAGAGCGCCAGTATGTTGCGCCCGCCGAGGGTAGCAACGCCGGAGGCGATGCGGGCCATCGGCTGAGGCAGCAACTGCATCAGCGACAAGGCCGTCATCGACTTGCCCGAGCCGCTTTCCCCGGCGATGCAAAGCGTCTCGCCGCGGGCGAGATCGAAGGACAGTCCGTCGACCACGGTTTTCGCACCCTCCGGCGTCGCGACCTGGGTAACCAGGTCGCGGACGCTCAAAAGGGAAAGATTGGAGGGTTGGTTCATGTTGCCGCTGTTCAAAAGGACGGGCGGGAGGTAATGTCCCGCTCCGGCCGAGCTATTCGAAGATCACCCGCGGAAAATAGAACGACACCACCCAGTTGGGCATGTCGACGATTTCGCTGATCCGCAAATCGCCGCAGACGGAGCACAGCATGTAGGCATCGACGGCCGCCAGGCCGTGCTGTTTACCAAGCAGATCGATCATGTTCGATACGGCGGCCTTGGCTCCCGACATGAGATCCGGTCCGATCCCGGTCGTGACCTCGTAACCCTTCTCGTCGAGATGGCGCGTCACCGGCCCCGGCGTGGTGAAGCGCGGCATGGAAAGCTTCGCGTCTTTCACGAGATCGATCGTCA is a window encoding:
- a CDS encoding glycosyltransferase family 2 protein produces the protein MTSPASVCVIIAAKNASGTIARAIRSGLREGRVAEVVVIDDGSTDGTAEAARAADDGSGRLRVLSLEANRGPAFARNHAIAHSSAPLIAILDADDFFLAGRFDRLIGEDDWDFVADNIVFIDGRGSVAEPAVPEFESAPLLLDLHGFIEGNISRRGASRGEIGFLKPVMRRSFLDSHGLRYKEELRLGEDYDLYARALVNGARYKIVHGCGYGAVIRPDSLSGRHRTLDLKRLYEADRAILATPGLPKEGAAALRRHERHVRGRYELRHFLDIKAEAGIWRAGLYALANPSAMPAIAGGVAADKLAAFKARRKADIVEPATLRYLLPATPAQK
- a CDS encoding exopolysaccharide production repressor protein, whose protein sequence is MSFVLFLRGLIGVLLVFAITTYVITQSLWTTFIQTLICAVLLQVGYFAAVLFLVWRSAGNAKHEESAAKDEALQNLPKEDHPAGKVRQIPGVPRSGHL
- a CDS encoding sugar transferase; this translates as MKYPASLANLSYRLRSASEHQPPIGGTIKRGFDIFSAATGILLLSPLFLMLAMLVKFSDGGRVFYGHSRIGRNGDVFQCLKFRTMVENGDEVLAAHFARYPQSREEWFATRKLQNDPRVTRVGAVLRKLSLDELPQMFNILRGDMSIVGPRPVVKDELELYGPAADYYLKSRPGLTGLWQVSGRNDVSYGTRVAFDRHYVENWSFIFDLKIIVKTVPAVFSSRGSY
- a CDS encoding polysaccharide biosynthesis/export family protein; translated protein: MIAKFAKSSFAWLRIGRSLLTCVVAFAVMLAAIPAQSGEYRLGTMDKLRIRVVEWQTAEGAVRDWPTISGDYTVGPSGNISLPFVGEMPATGKTTSEIAGAISEELQQKFGLLDRPDTSVELAEFRPVFISGDVQTPGKYPYAPDLTVLKAVSLAGGMRRAADAGQRIERDFINARGNYDVLVAERNGLLAKRARLIAEAAGQEEIEFPKELQETDDGRKLMADETAFKAARETRLRVQLSAIEDLKSLLQNEVASLEKKIASQNRQMELSRNELKGIGNLADKGLVVNARVLSIERAIAELEGKVLDMETAALRAKQDISKATQNATTLQNDRDAEIAQERQQAEAEIEKLNLKIAMYRDLMAEAMAQDPKAALSTGGDAPPVFSFSIVREDGEKTTEMPADENTPVLPGDVVKVGIAPIPAN
- a CDS encoding O-antigen ligase, yielding MKIAKASLVGPDHNFWYGFVAIAISAFILAYSARFGQVSVLAYYALWLPLILVDYRHSLGNYARFYWIIAFGLFACLSVFWSAAPGVTARAGVQYFSHIVCALIAARTMNARTMALGMLAGVCLVILYSLAFGGYHYDPLDGEYSFVGAFSSKNQLGFFASLGIYFAFACIFILGERGLARLLAFIGAGLSGYALIASQSATSIIATAATLGVMIGLSLILMFAPRTRKGFLAAGIVLALGVAFVGLNFGGMDLLLGAFGKDATLTGRTYLWAEGLDAARQSPIVGVGYYGYWVQGFAEAERLWEEFYIGSRSGFHFHNTYIEVLVELGFIGLLLASLIIVRVSVGHLVRLLNNRDDAASHVMFGIAFMLLVRSFFEVDVIHPYVIGSFLLYYAAGLLAASKSTHRGPALSPAQPDLRLQVRHAQ
- a CDS encoding acyltransferase; the encoded protein is MNRLYGIQYLRALAALAVVIFHAAERTGGHFAIGAAGVDVFFVISGFIMWVLSQRKPTSPAQFLRDRLERIAPVYWIATGVMVAGALAGFFPNMKLTLGHVLGSLFFVPHHSPSNGEIWPVLVQGWTLNYEMFFYAVFAVCLLLPSRIRLVALASVFVGLAGFGLIRSSGNPVFATYTDPIVLEFLIGALIGKLWLEGRIPSLATGAVLIAIALLGFAFVGATYIGFGPLAFGPLAAALVLGVLALEKAGAVRDLRPMRYLGDSSYSIYLWHTMAISVVAKLAPSLLIPAAPAMILAVVAGVTVGVGAYEILEKPIGAAFKGFRSSDQTKWPLPRSSGARSGGA
- a CDS encoding ABC transporter ATP-binding protein; translated protein: MNQPSNLSLLSVRDLVTQVATPEGAKTVVDGLSFDLARGETLCIAGESGSGKSMTALSLMQLLPQPMARIASGVATLGGRNILALSENEMRHVRGRHIGMVFQEPMTSLNPVLSIGRQIIESIQAHRAMPAAEARREAKHLLDQVQIPDAERRLRQYPHELSGGMRQRVVIAMALAQHPEILIADEPTTALDVTVQAQILALIRKLQADFGLSVILITHDMGVVAEMADRVLVMNRGRKVESGSLRSVFETPKAYYTRALLDAVPRLGEMTGTARPKRAVATLAEGSRVSDGTVPVVEVEDLVVRFDIKGGVLQRPVRRVHAVEGISFRIMPGETLSLVGESGCGKSTTGKALLNLVPWNGRINISNRQIAGLSRAAMKPALRDIQMVFQDPYSSLDPRMRVGDLVGEPLIIHRLASGTELKDRIEYLFRRVGLSADQMKRYPHEFSGGQRQRIAIARALSLSPKIIVADESVSALDVSIQAQVLDLLQDIQNETAISYLFISHDMAVVEQISHRVAVMYMGRFVETGTRAQVFENPCHPYTKRLLDAVPVVDPGRARRAFIPFDGDLPSNVRPLDYAPPDLAPEDLGNGHLVWSELRKPLKAAPMGFSSIS